The following are encoded together in the Streptomyces sp. NBC_00358 genome:
- a CDS encoding alpha/beta hydrolase, translating into MHLRRTSRPTRPVRASGVLLAAAALLISACSSGSSTTTAATSEAALTALPRATPSALAPYYQQKLSWRSCGVPDFECATMKAPLDYAKPGSGDVRLAVSRKKATGPGKRLGSLLVNPGGPGGSAVDYLQSYAGIGYPVDVRARYDMVAVDPRGVARSEPVECLNGRAMDAFTQTDTTPDDGQETDRLVEAYKKFAEGCGAHSPELLRHVSTVEAARDMDILRAVLGDQKLSYVGASYGTFLGATYAGLFPDRVGRLVLDGALDPSLTSRKLNEEQTAGFETAFQSFAKDCVRHSDCPLGDAGTSPDEVGRNLKAFFQQLDKKPIPAGDPDGRKLGEALATTGVIAAMYDETSWPQLRDALTSAMKKNDGAGLLALSDSYYERDADGRYANLMSANAAVNCLDLPAAFSGPDQVEQTLPAFEKASPVFGEGLAWASLNCAYWPVKNTGEPHRIEAKGAAPILVVGTTRDPATPYPWAQSLASQLSSGTLLTYVGDGHTAYGRGSTCIDSTINRYLLQGTPPEKGKRCS; encoded by the coding sequence ATGCACCTGAGGCGCACCTCCCGGCCGACCCGACCCGTCCGTGCGAGCGGCGTGCTGCTGGCCGCCGCGGCGCTGCTCATCTCCGCGTGCTCCTCAGGGAGTTCCACGACGACGGCGGCGACGTCCGAGGCGGCGCTCACCGCGCTGCCGCGCGCCACACCGTCGGCACTGGCGCCGTACTACCAGCAGAAGCTGAGCTGGCGCAGCTGCGGTGTCCCCGACTTCGAGTGCGCCACGATGAAGGCGCCGCTCGACTACGCGAAGCCGGGCTCGGGCGATGTCAGGCTGGCGGTCTCCCGCAAGAAGGCCACGGGGCCGGGCAAGCGGCTCGGTTCGCTGCTGGTCAATCCGGGAGGGCCGGGCGGTTCGGCGGTCGACTATCTCCAGTCGTACGCCGGAATCGGCTATCCGGTGGATGTCCGCGCCCGCTACGACATGGTCGCGGTCGACCCGAGGGGAGTGGCCAGGAGCGAGCCGGTCGAGTGCCTCAACGGCCGCGCGATGGACGCCTTCACGCAGACGGACACCACGCCGGACGACGGTCAGGAGACGGATCGGCTCGTCGAGGCCTACAAGAAGTTCGCCGAGGGTTGCGGCGCGCACTCGCCGGAGCTGCTCCGGCACGTGTCCACGGTCGAGGCGGCCCGCGACATGGACATTCTGCGGGCCGTGCTGGGCGACCAGAAGCTGTCCTATGTGGGGGCGTCGTACGGGACGTTCCTGGGGGCGACCTACGCGGGCCTCTTCCCGGACCGGGTGGGCCGGCTGGTGCTGGACGGCGCGCTGGACCCGTCCCTCACCTCGCGCAAGCTGAACGAGGAGCAGACGGCGGGGTTCGAGACGGCGTTCCAGTCCTTCGCGAAGGACTGCGTGCGGCACAGCGACTGCCCGCTGGGCGATGCGGGCACGAGCCCGGACGAGGTGGGAAGGAACCTGAAGGCGTTCTTCCAGCAGTTGGACAAGAAACCCATCCCGGCCGGCGACCCGGACGGCCGCAAGCTCGGGGAAGCGCTCGCGACCACGGGCGTGATCGCGGCGATGTACGACGAGACCTCCTGGCCGCAGCTTCGTGACGCGCTCACCTCGGCGATGAAGAAGAACGACGGCGCCGGGCTGCTGGCCCTCTCCGACAGCTACTACGAGCGGGACGCCGACGGCCGGTACGCGAACCTGATGTCCGCCAACGCCGCCGTGAACTGCCTCGACCTGCCGGCCGCCTTCTCCGGCCCGGACCAGGTGGAGCAGACACTCCCCGCTTTCGAGAAGGCGTCCCCCGTCTTCGGTGAGGGACTGGCCTGGGCCTCCCTGAACTGCGCGTACTGGCCGGTCAAGAACACCGGCGAGCCCCACCGTATCGAGGCGAAGGGCGCGGCGCCGATCCTCGTCGTCGGCACCACCCGCGACCCTGCGACCCCGTACCCCTGGGCCCAGTCCCTCGCCTCCCAGCTCTCCTCCGGGACCCTCCTCACCTACGTCGGCGACGGCCACACCGCGTACGGCCGCGGCAGCACCTGCATCGACTCGACGATCAACCGCTACCTCCTCCAGGGGACCCCTCCCGAGAAGGGAAAGCGCTGCTCATAG
- a CDS encoding DNA polymerase III subunit delta' has protein sequence MPVWDDVVGQEKVSEQLAAAARDADALVTAVTAKTPLPEASKMTHAWLFTGPPGSGRSTAARAFAAALQCVSPDRALGGIPGCGFCDGCHTSLVGTHADVEIVRTDLLSIGVKETRDLVRRAQLSPAVGRWQVIVLEDADRLTEGAGNVLLKAVEEPAPRTVWLLCAPSIEDVLPTIRSRCRLLTLRTPPVEAVADILVRRDGIEPDVAAAVARATQGHIGRARRLATDPSARQRRAAVLKLPLRIDDIGGCLKAAQELIDTASEDAKQLAEEVDVKETEDLKTALGAVQGGRMPRGTAGVMKELEDRQKRRRTRTQRDSLDLALIDLTGFYRDVLALQLGSRLAIANADAGDTLERLARDSSPESTLRRIDAIAACREALDRNVAPLLAVEAMTMALRAG, from the coding sequence ATGCCTGTGTGGGACGACGTGGTGGGCCAGGAGAAGGTGAGCGAGCAGCTCGCCGCCGCTGCCCGGGACGCCGACGCCCTGGTCACGGCGGTCACCGCGAAGACCCCGCTCCCCGAGGCGTCCAAGATGACGCACGCCTGGCTGTTCACGGGCCCGCCCGGCTCGGGCCGTTCCACAGCGGCGCGCGCGTTCGCGGCCGCGCTGCAGTGTGTGAGCCCCGACCGCGCGCTCGGCGGAATCCCCGGCTGCGGGTTCTGCGACGGCTGTCATACGAGTCTGGTCGGGACGCACGCCGATGTGGAGATCGTCCGCACCGACCTGCTGTCCATCGGCGTCAAGGAGACCCGCGACCTGGTCCGTCGCGCCCAGCTGTCCCCCGCCGTCGGCCGCTGGCAGGTCATCGTCCTGGAAGACGCGGACCGGCTCACGGAGGGCGCGGGCAACGTCCTGCTGAAGGCCGTCGAGGAGCCCGCTCCCCGCACGGTCTGGCTCCTCTGCGCCCCGTCCATCGAGGACGTACTGCCCACCATCCGCTCCCGCTGCCGGCTGCTCACGCTGCGCACGCCGCCGGTGGAAGCGGTAGCCGACATCCTCGTACGCCGTGACGGCATCGAGCCCGACGTCGCCGCGGCCGTCGCGCGCGCGACACAGGGCCACATCGGGCGGGCCCGCCGACTCGCCACGGACCCGAGCGCCCGGCAGCGCCGTGCCGCCGTCCTCAAGCTCCCGCTGCGGATCGACGACATCGGCGGCTGCCTCAAGGCGGCCCAGGAGCTGATCGACACGGCTTCGGAGGACGCGAAACAGCTCGCCGAGGAAGTCGACGTCAAGGAGACCGAGGACCTGAAGACGGCGCTCGGCGCGGTTCAGGGCGGTCGGATGCCGCGCGGCACGGCGGGCGTCATGAAGGAGCTGGAGGACCGGCAGAAGCGCCGGAGAACGCGCACGCAGCGCGACAGCCTGGATCTGGCCCTGATCGACCTCACCGGCTTCTACCGCGACGTACTCGCCCTTCAGCTCGGCTCCCGTCTGGCCATCGCCAACGCGGACGCGGGGGACACGCTGGAGCGGCTGGCCCGCGACAGTTCGCCGGAGTCGACCTTGCGCCGCATCGACGCGATCGCCGCGTGCCGGGAGGCCCTCGACCGCAACGTCGCCCCGCTGCTCGCGGTGGAGGCGATGACGATGGCGCTCAGAGCGGGCTGA